The Aphis gossypii isolate Hap1 chromosome 3, ASM2018417v2, whole genome shotgun sequence genome includes a region encoding these proteins:
- the LOC126551149 gene encoding uncharacterized protein LOC126551149, producing the protein MFQETVFGWIVAGPAKSENNCTVHSFFLNVTPARPSCFDLNDKITKFWELEEVPKEIVYSFEEKMCVDHFNKSVKRNGEGRFVVRLPLRENINTLGASRSIALKRFLSLENRFRSNPKLKQKYVEFMEEYVNLGHMERVNPGEKEEKSYYIPHHAVLRDSSATTKLRVVFDASCATDSGKSLNDLLLKGPNIQDELICIIARFRSYEYVMSSDIEKMYRQIWVSNTDTNLQRILWRSKPDEPITEFKLKTITYGTTPASYLAMGCLMKLAEEMQELFPVTHKAITNDFYMDDYLGGANDITAAEKLRDDVINILNTSGFKLRKWIAND; encoded by the coding sequence ATGTTTCAAGAAACAGTATTTGGTTGGATAGTAGCCGGTCCCGCTAAGAGCGAAAATAATTGCACAGTGCATTCTTTCTTTCTAAACGTGACGCCGGCCAGGCCGAGCTGTTTTGACCTGAACGATAAAATTACCAAGTTTTGGGAATTAGAAGAAGTACCGAAAGAAATAGTTTATAGCTTCGAAGAAAAAATGTGTGTAGACCATTTTAACAAATCAGTAAAAAGAAATGGTGAAGGTAGATTTGTTGTTCGATTACCGTTAcgcgaaaatataaataccttagGTGCCTCGCGTTCAATAgctttaaaacgttttttatcTTTAGAAAATAGGTTTCGATCGAATcccaaattaaaacaaaaatacgtcGAGTTTATGGAAGAATACGTGAACCTCGGTCATATGGAAAGGGTAAACCCAGGTGAAAAAGAAGAAAAGTCGTATTATATACCTCATCACGCGGTTTTACGCGATAGTAGCGCTACCACCAAACTACGCGTCGTATTTGACGCGTCGTGTGCAACCGATTCCggaaaaagtttaaatgattTGCTATTAAAGGGGCCAAACATTCAAGATGaattaatatgcattattgCACGTTTCCGATCATATGAATACGTCATGTCGTCAgacatagaaaaaatgtatcgCCAAATTTGGGTGTCGAACACCGATACAAATCTTCAACGAATCCTATGGCGCTCAAAACCGGACGAGCCGATCAccgaattcaaattaaaaacaattacatacGGAACAACGCCAGCTTCCTATTTAGCTATGGGATGTTTAATGAAATTGGCAGAAGAAATGCAAGAGTTATTTCCGGTTACTCATAAAGCAATCACTAATGACTTCTACATGGACGATTATCTGGGCGGCGCTAACGATATAACGGCCGCCGAAAAATTGCGCGACGacgttatcaatattttaaacacctcCGGTTTCAAATTACGTAAATGGATTGCTAATGATTAG